One window of Geovibrio ferrireducens genomic DNA carries:
- a CDS encoding type 1 glutamine amidotransferase family protein translates to MVHKGFTFLICDAGGLVPLAAVLRRLTAGGEAVFPFVPVPFSPRMSHTLCGAGTSADAYMLALACGINASYLMSLRVKAGSVPDSETYENAAARLEEISKSAAYDRIALVLDADCGEWGEELAGLICGGVYLCGGSASVMAVWDGASDELRALMKGALLSEKSWSFLAKPPLPVIAAVPENLPEAEILPDLCIFGNTDGVKTGVINLPSMADCDDAVPFLMSMDFSVSVINEPHEADECGILILPSSEEPRGDLRFLEKRGFDAKLREIFGHKPLIAFGTGFSMLGSRFSFESGTETGIFSGLGLSDYESVVRGGRRLVCSKFRFSGEKWLFHPISVSEEYLFAGIPFHGETASEPVRNLLHMALKIKPDFSEYIIAARALGVLADKCIVKNNIF, encoded by the coding sequence TTGGTTCATAAGGGTTTTACTTTTCTTATATGCGATGCGGGCGGGCTGGTTCCCCTTGCCGCCGTTCTGCGCAGGCTCACTGCGGGCGGGGAAGCTGTTTTTCCGTTTGTCCCTGTCCCGTTCTCTCCGCGTATGTCTCACACCCTCTGCGGTGCGGGAACTTCTGCGGATGCTTATATGCTGGCTCTTGCTTGCGGCATAAACGCCTCTTACCTCATGTCTCTCAGGGTGAAGGCGGGAAGCGTTCCCGATTCCGAAACCTATGAAAACGCCGCGGCAAGGCTTGAGGAAATATCAAAAAGCGCAGCCTATGACCGCATAGCCCTTGTTCTGGATGCTGACTGCGGCGAATGGGGCGAGGAACTGGCGGGGCTCATATGCGGCGGCGTATATCTCTGCGGAGGCAGTGCGTCTGTCATGGCAGTCTGGGACGGGGCATCGGACGAACTGAGGGCGCTTATGAAGGGTGCTCTGCTTTCGGAGAAGAGCTGGAGCTTTCTTGCTAAGCCTCCCCTGCCTGTGATTGCCGCCGTGCCGGAAAATCTGCCGGAGGCGGAGATTCTGCCGGATTTATGTATTTTCGGCAATACGGACGGTGTGAAAACAGGGGTGATCAACCTTCCTTCCATGGCGGACTGTGATGATGCCGTTCCGTTTCTCATGTCCATGGATTTCAGTGTATCGGTAATAAATGAGCCGCACGAGGCCGATGAATGCGGCATACTGATCCTCCCTTCCAGCGAAGAACCGAGGGGTGATCTCCGCTTTCTCGAAAAAAGGGGATTTGATGCCAAGCTTAGGGAAATTTTCGGTCATAAGCCTCTGATAGCATTCGGTACGGGGTTTTCCATGCTGGGGTCGAGGTTCAGTTTCGAAAGCGGAACGGAGACGGGAATCTTTTCCGGACTGGGGCTCAGTGATTATGAATCGGTTGTGCGGGGAGGCAGGAGGCTTGTCTGTTCCAAGTTCCGTTTCAGCGGCGAGAAGTGGCTTTTCCACCCGATCAGCGTCAGTGAGGAATATCTTTTTGCGGGCATCCCTTTCCACGGGGAGACGGCAAGCGAACCTGTGCGGAATTTGCTGCACATGGCGCTAAAGATTAAGCCTGATTTTTCCGAATATATCATAGCGGCGCGCGCACTTGGTGTTCTGGCCGATAAATGCATAGTGAAAAATAATATCTTCTGA
- a CDS encoding precorrin-2 dehydrogenase/sirohydrochlorin ferrochelatase family protein: MVPFIFNLTDKKILVAGGGAEAESLLVKFLGHDPEIKVISPACTENIRLFHRFGRIELEERWAEENDVDSSCYFVFAVTGDAEVDAEVGAWARRAHVPVYVLNNPQISDFEPEKDEKNETGDFDRIKELLQTRRG; encoded by the coding sequence ATGGTTCCGTTTATTTTCAACCTTACGGATAAAAAAATTCTGGTGGCGGGCGGAGGTGCGGAAGCCGAGTCTCTGCTTGTGAAGTTTCTGGGGCATGACCCGGAGATAAAGGTTATTTCACCCGCATGCACCGAAAATATCAGGCTTTTTCACAGGTTCGGCCGTATAGAGCTTGAAGAGAGATGGGCGGAGGAAAACGATGTGGATTCTTCCTGCTACTTTGTTTTTGCCGTTACAGGGGACGCTGAGGTGGATGCTGAGGTCGGGGCATGGGCGCGCAGAGCGCATGTGCCTGTATATGTGCTGAATAACCCGCAGATCTCTGACTTTGAACCTGAAAAAGATGAAAAAAACGAGACCGGTGATTTTGACAGAATCAAAGAGCTTC
- a CDS encoding DNA recombination protein RmuC — translation MENSSIVIFLLGFAAGAGVCAVFFTMLSRKQEALRLDAEKTVSQMAEQLKLSFSGLSLEALSKTTAELMKHIENERKAGAAQLDGKKALIDAQLDKMTKELTEVEKLVKEFEKDRESKFSALSEQIRHTSRNAEELFRVTSSLKEALSSTGKRGRWGERMAEDILKSAGFMENVNYYRQKTLKTSGSRPDYTFIMPNGAILNMDVKFPLENYLKYLDETEDAAAKTRTSAFAKDVKERIKEVSGRDYIDPAENTLDFAMLFIPNEQIFGFMMEKCPDVLDFAFEKKVALTSPVSLFSVLAVIRQAAENFRLEQTSSEILTIMGTFRKQWDLFTGKMEGLGKKIEDAAKEYELLSGTRRRMLDKPLEKLDSLGLEKISSDSPEED, via the coding sequence ATGGAAAATTCATCAATAGTTATCTTTCTTCTCGGATTCGCCGCGGGCGCAGGAGTCTGTGCGGTTTTCTTCACCATGCTCTCACGGAAGCAGGAGGCTCTCCGGCTCGATGCTGAGAAAACTGTTTCGCAAATGGCGGAGCAGCTTAAGCTCAGTTTCTCAGGCCTCTCCCTTGAGGCGCTCTCCAAAACCACGGCAGAGCTTATGAAGCACATCGAAAATGAGCGCAAGGCAGGCGCCGCCCAGCTGGACGGCAAAAAAGCGCTGATCGATGCCCAGCTTGACAAAATGACCAAGGAACTCACCGAGGTCGAAAAGCTTGTAAAAGAGTTTGAGAAGGACAGGGAATCCAAATTCTCCGCCCTCTCTGAGCAGATACGCCACACATCCAGAAACGCCGAAGAGCTTTTCAGGGTTACATCATCCCTCAAAGAAGCCCTCTCCTCCACAGGCAAACGCGGCCGCTGGGGGGAACGCATGGCGGAAGATATACTGAAATCCGCCGGATTCATGGAAAACGTAAACTACTACAGGCAGAAAACCCTTAAAACCTCCGGAAGCAGACCGGACTACACCTTCATAATGCCCAACGGCGCAATACTTAATATGGATGTGAAGTTTCCGCTGGAAAACTACCTGAAATATCTGGACGAAACAGAAGACGCGGCTGCAAAGACGCGTACATCGGCATTTGCCAAGGATGTTAAGGAGCGGATTAAGGAGGTTTCCGGCAGGGACTACATAGACCCCGCTGAGAATACGCTGGATTTCGCCATGCTTTTCATCCCGAATGAGCAGATTTTCGGCTTCATGATGGAGAAATGCCCGGATGTTCTGGACTTCGCCTTTGAGAAAAAGGTCGCCCTGACATCGCCTGTGTCGCTGTTCTCCGTTCTTGCGGTAATCAGGCAGGCGGCTGAGAATTTCCGCCTTGAGCAGACATCATCGGAAATACTCACAATCATGGGCACATTCCGCAAGCAGTGGGATCTCTTCACCGGAAAGATGGAAGGCCTTGGCAAAAAGATAGAGGACGCGGCAAAGGAATACGAGCTTTTGAGCGGAACCCGCCGCAGAATGCT